AATTTTTCTTGGTTCAGTTGTATGCAGGTTTTTTAAGCACTTATTTTATCTTTGGTGAAGAGACCAAAAAGTTTCCATTGGCTTATTTTTTTCCTTTTAAAAATAAAATCATTCTGCCTTATTATCCTCACGAACGGTTCGTTTCTGAAAGCATTAAGGAATTAAAGCCAAATGAAATAACACTTTGTTACACAGGCGCAATTTCAGAAGATAAAGGAATCGGGAATTTTTTCAATGCTGTTGAAGAACTTCATAAAAGAAATCCTCATTTAAATATCAAAATTCTGATTGTCGGTTCTGCGAGAAAAAAAGCGGACGAAATTTATTTCTCGGATATTCTTGCCAAATCTTCGGTGAAAAATATTGAGATAAGAAAACCAACTTCTTTCGAAGAATTTACAAAAGCTTTTGCTGATGCCGATATTTGTTTTGATCTGAGAGCTTTTAATTTTGAAAATCATCATTCGCTGCCTATCAAATTATTCTATTACATGGGGGCGGGAAAACCGATTATTTATTCAAGCTTGAAAGGAATAAGAAAACATATGAATGTTTCCAGTTTTGGATATTTGGTGAATCCGAAAAATTCTAAAAAAATTGCAGATCGTATTGAAGTCTATCTTAACGAACCGCAACTGTATCATCTTCATGCAACCAATACCAGAAAAGAGTTTATGCAAAATTACAATTGGAATGTCATCAAGAATTCTTTTGTTAACTTTATCAAAAATTCTTTACCAAAAAACAACCCATGAAGCAGCTTAAAGTTGTTCAGACTTTTATTTCAAGGTTCTTGATTTTGATATTGAGCTTTGGTCTGGTCATCTTTTCTACCAACATGTGGGGAAGTGAAGGAAAAGGCACGATCTCAATTGTGATTGCCAATGTTGCTCTGGTTAGTTTTTTCAGCAGTATTTTTTCGGGAAGCAGCACCTCTTATTTTGCCAGAAAATTTAAGGTAGAGCAGGTTTTGGTTTACTCTTATCTTTGGTCGCTCATTGTAGGAACTGCGGTTCCTTTGATATTCAGTTTTGCGGCCATTCAGAATGAATTTTTGTATTATTTGATTGGTATTTCTGTTCTTTCATCATTATTATCGACCAATATTAGTCTGTTTATTGGCACGCAGAACATTCGCTTTTTCAATATTTATACTGTTTTACAGCAGCTTGTTCATGTTTTGTTTATCGCAATTCTGATTTATATCGTTAAACTGAAAGATGTTTCGGTTTACTTTTTAGCGCAGATTTTCTGCTTAGCATTGCTGTTTCTGACGAGTCTTATTCTAATCCTGAAAAAATGTAAATTTTCAGAGTTTTCATTTTCAAAATCGGTATTCATCAATATGTTCGAATACGGTTGGAAAACCCAGTTAAGCGCATTTATTCAGTTCTTGAATTATAGGCTTTCTTTTTATTTTTTAGAATACTTTGAAGGAATTGCTGTTGTCGGGATATTTTCTATCGGAATCACATTTTCAGAAGCAATATGGACGATTACAAGAAGTATCGCAGTCGTTCTCTATTCTGATGTCGTAAATAGCGAAAGTAGGGAAGAATCTATTGTTAAAACTAAATCTTCACTTAAGCTTTCATTCTCTTTGATGCTTGTTTTTGTATTGGGAATTCTGATTATTCCGGATTTTGTGTACCCATTTATTTTTGGAAAAGAATTTAGTGAAACCAAACTCATTATGCTTTTATTAGCTCCCGGAATTTTGGCAATTGCAGTAAGTGACATGATTGGTTATTATTTTTCAGGAATTAAAGAGTTGAAAGTATTAAATATAAAATCGATTGTAGGATTATTGATAACGGTTATTTTTTCGCTTTTTGCCATTCCAAAATGGGGAATTTGGGGCGCCTGTTTTGTAACGACCTTATCTTATGTCGTTTCTGCAGCGATATTATTTTGGAAATTTTATCAGTCTACAGATTTTAAAATTAAAGATTATATTATTTCTAAAGATGAAATTAATGCATTGATTAAAACTTTTTCTAAAAAAAGCAATTGAAATTTTCCTGGTTAAAATCTAATACCAAATCCTTATTTTTACCAATTAATTTAATAAGATAAGTTAAAACCTGTTATGCATTTTGAAGATGCTTTAAATTAATATTTAATCAATTGTATTTCTTTGATAAATGAAATGCCATTGTTTATCCTAAATAATTATTTCTATAAAAAACTTGGTCTTTCTTAGCGATTAAACAACGCAAGGATATACAATGAATTTTAAGAATTACTAAAATAAAGGTAAACAAAGCCGTTTCACTTATTTTTGAAAGACAAGGTTCAAAATGTACAGCAAATTATAATACAATGAATTTCAGTCTATCAACTGTCAACTAAAAACTATCAACAATTTATGTGCGGCATCTGCGGTTATTATTCATTTAAGAACGAAATTTCTTCTGAAAATATTTTAGAGATGAATAGCACAATCCGTCATCGCGGTCCGGATGATGAAGGTTTCTGGATTTCTGATGGGTCGAAAGGAGAATCTTTTTCCGGAAATGATTCTACAAAAAAAGTTAAAGAAACTTTTCCTGTTTTAAATGAAACAAATTCGAAGATCGCTTTAGGTTTTCGCCGACTTTCAATTGTAGATTTGTCTGAAAAAGGACATCAACCCATGCTTTCAGATGATGAGAAAATTACGATCACCTTCAATGGAGAGATTTATAATTTTAAAAAAATCAGAAAAGAACTTGAAAGTTTAGGGTATCTATTTAAAAGCAATTCAGATACAGAAGTTATTTTAAAATCATACGAAGAATGGGGAACGGAAATGTTTCCCAGATTTGACGGAATGTTTGCGATTGCTTTGGTCGATTTAGAAAAACAAAAGTTGATTCTTGGAAGAGACAGGATTGGTTTAAAGCCTTTGTTTTATTTTAAAAATGAAAATGCTTTGATTTGGGCTTCCGAAATAAAATCTATTCTGAAAAATGAATACATCAAGCCTGAAATCAACTGGAATGGAGTTTATACCAATTTCCTTTTTCAGACTACTTTAACACCCGAAACATGTTTTCAAAATGTTTTTTCGTTAGAACCTGCTTCTTTTTTAATTTTAGATTTAAATGATTTTACCTTTTCAAAACAGTTTTATTGGAATTTCCCGACTGAAAAATTAGTAAATGTAACTGAAGACGAAGCGGCTGAAAAAGTTGATCAATTATTGTCCGAGAGCGTCAAAGAACAGCTTTTTGCCGATGTTCCCGTAACAAGTATGATGAGTGGCGGAATAGATTCTACACTGATTACCGCGAAAGCTAAACCATTCAAAAATGACATCAATGCATTTACTATTTCTTATCAGTTTTCGGAAAGTGAAGTGAAAAATGCGGCTTTGATGGCTGAAAAAATTGATATTCAGCATAATGTAAAAAAAGTTTCCGATGAAGAGATCTTAAATCAATTAAAAGAAAATATTCAACATTTTGAAGAACCTTACAGCAGTCTTGAAGTTTTGATGAACGCTGCAGAATTTGCAAAAAATAAAGGTTTTAAAGTAGTTTTAAGCGGAAATGGAGCTGATGAACTTTTTGCGGGATATTCTCATTCTTTAAAGCTTAATAAATGGCTTTCGAGGAAGAATTTTAATTTTATCCGTCATTTTATTTTCACTAATGATGATTTTTCAAGAAAAGTAAAAAATTATTTTTCTCAGGATGATATGCTTGATTTTTTCAGACAAAGTCAGGTCGGTATGAAGCCTTTTGAAGCTAAAAGTGTTTTTTCTGAGGCTGTTTTTAATACCGTTAAAACGAATTTAAAAGATAAAAAATTATCAGAAACTAAAGATTATCAAGGGCTTTTTGAATATGATATGAAGTATTCTCTGTCTTCACATCATGTTTTCAGAGATGATTTGAGTGCAATGAAATATGGTGTAGAATTTCGTTATCCTTATCTGAGTAACGATTTGATCGATTATGTTTCTTCTTTGCCTGAAAAATTACGGTATAATGGAGTTCAGAATAAACCGCTTTTAAGAAAAGTTGCCGAAAAATATCTTCCTTCGGAAATTTTGAAAATGCCAAAGCGCGGATTTTCTTTTCCATTTGCTCATTTCATTAAAACCGAACCAAAAGTAAGGGAATTTATTCTTGAAAATCTGAATAGCTTAAAAAAGAGAAATTTTTTCAAACCAGAAGTTATTAATGAATGGTGGAACAACCAAAAAAACGAATACGACTGTGTAAAAATCTGGCAATTGGTGACTTTTGAACTTTGGTATCAGAAATATTTTGAAAATCAATAAACTTATTTTTCATTAATATTTTATCTTTGTAGGAATGAAGAAAATATTTCTTGTTTTAACGCTTATCAGTCTCACGCTTCTCAGTTGCGGAAGTGATGAAGATTCTCTGCAGAAAATTGATCAGCTTTTTAATCTTTACATTAAAGATTCATCCGGAAATGACCTTTTGAAACCTACAGAAATTGGTTCTTACACAGGAGTTACTTTTACTGATCAATTGGCGGAAAAAGATAATGTGAATGTAAGTTATAACCGAAAAATGCTTGCTGATTCTACTTATTATCTCGAGTATCTTGCAGGAGCAACAAGGCAGTTTGTAGAAGACACTTCTGACGGAGGTAAAATTTATAAATCGGAAATTCGGGTTTCTTTGACTAAAAAGATATCAGAAACGCAGAATGCTCCTGTAGTTCAGGATAAGCTCGAAATATTTTATCGATCCTCCCCAAATGTTTTCGAAGTTTCGAGAGTGCTTTATAATAATCAATTGATATTTACAAAAGTTCCCGATCAGCCAAATGTGGCTACAATCGTAAAATAATCTTAAATTTGCACGAACGGTTCAAAGTTCAGGGTTCAAAGTTCAATGTAACTCAACCTTAAACCTTAAACTTTTAAACATTAAACATTTATGTTACAGGTTAATTTTTTGCGCGACAATAAAGAACGCGTTTTAGAAGGTCTTCAAAAAAGACAATTCAAGAATCTTGAGTTGGTAGACGAGGCTATCGTTACCGATGAAGAAAGAAAAAGAATTCAGTTTGAATTAGATTCGCAACTTTCCGAGATCAATAAAATTTCCAAAGAAATTGGTATTTTAATGAAAGAAGGAAAAAGAGAAGAAGCTGAAGCATCCAAATCTAAAACAGCACAGTTCAAAGAGTCGAGTAAAGAATTACAGACACAGCTAGAAAACGTTGAGAAATCTTTGCTTACAATTTTGTATCAGATTCCAAACGTTCCTTACGAATTGGTAAAAGCAGGGGTTTCTGCAGATGATAACGAAATTATTTATCAGTCTCATGATGTGGAAGGTTTAGGTGAAGGTGCAATTCCTCACTGGGAACTGGCAAAAAAATACAACCTGATTGATTTTGAATTGGGTGTAAAAATCGCCGGAGCTGGTTTTCCTGTGTACTTCGGCAAAGGAGCGAGACTTCAGAGAGCTTTGGTTCAATATTTTTTAGATAAAAATACTGATGCTGGTTATCTTGAAGTAAATCCGCCACACGTTGTGAATGAAGCTTCAGGTTACGGAACGGGGCAGTTGCCGGATAAAGAAGGACAAATGTATGAAATTGCTAATAATACAACTGCGGAAACATTGTTTTTAATTCCTACAGCGGAAGTTCCGGTGACGAATCTTTATCGTGATGTTTTGTTGGATGAAAAAGATCTTCCAATTAAGAATACAGCTTTTTCTCAGTGTTACAGAAGAGAAGCTGGAAGTTATGGAGCTCATGTAAGAGGATTGAACCGTCTTCATCAGTTTGAAAAAGTAGAAATTGTAAGATTAGAAAAACCTGAGAATTCGTATGCTGTTTTGGAAGAAATGGTAGAGCATATCAAGGGAATTTTAGAAGACCTTGAATTGCCTTACAGAGTGTTGAGACTTTGCGGTGGTGACACAGGTTTTGCTTCTGCAATGACTTACGATTTTGAAGTTTGGAGTGCTGCTCAGGAAAAATGGCTTGAAGTAAGTTCTGTTTCTAATTTTGAAACTTTCCAGGCAAATAGATTGAAATGCCGTTACAAAGCAGACGGAAAATCTCAATTGGTGCATACGTTGAATGGTTCTGCAATGGCATTACCAAGAATTATGGCAGCATTGCTTGAAAATAATCAGACTGAAGAAGGAATTAAGCTTCCTAAAAAGATCGCTGAATATGCGAGATTTGAATTGATCAATTAGAATTTAGAATTTATTTTATATAATGAAACCACCGAAATTCGGTGGTTTTATCTTTGTTGGTAAATTGTAAATTATTGATTTTCAGCTTGAAAAATAATTCTTTTTTTTGTTGAAAAAATAAGTATTTTAGTCGCAAATTTTTAATGATGAAATACAAATTTTTATTTTTTACCTTAATGGTAATGATTCTTAATTCATGTGGCGGAAGTGATTCTGATGATTCTACATTTATCAATATTCCAAATCCTATTCCTTCGACACCTCCGAAAACAATCAGTTTACGTACAACAACAGAAATATTTCCTACATCGGCAGTATTCAGAGCTAATATTGTACAACAAGATGGACAAGGTGAAACTCCCGGATTTGTTTATGGTACAACACCCAATCCTACGGTTATCAACAATACTTCTGTGACAACTATTGCACAAGGTTCTACAAACTTTGAGGTAAAGTCTGGAACGTTACAACCCAATACAACCTATTATGTGAGAGGATTCATAAAAACAGGTGAAGGTATTTATACATACACTGCAGAGACAAGTTTTAAAACAACAGGTTATTTCGGACCCGGAGGCGGATATGTTGGTTATGATAAAGGCGAATATGTAAATGGATGGAGGTTTATGGAAATTCATCCTACAACACTTAATTACAGTTCCGGTGGAGTAGGAGGACAATGGGGAAATATGGGGACATTTATTTCCGGTACTTATTCTGATTTCGGAAAAGGTCTTGAAAATACGAATATTATTGTTAGTGCAAATTCTGGTGCTAACTGTGCTGCGAAACTTTGTGATAACCTTGTTCTGAATGGACAATCCGATTGGTTCCTGCCTTCCAGTCAGGAATTGTTAACACTTTATAAAGAACTAAAGAAGGGAAATATCTCCATAAGCTCGAGTGCATGGTCTTCTACGCAAGTTGACGGAAACTCGGCATATTCTATTTTTTATCAAACATTCGGAGTTCCTACTCCTGAAGTTATTTTATCATCAACCCTTAAAAGTATGGGAACTACTATACTTCCGGTAAGAAGGTATTAATTATTATTAAATAATAATGAAAGCCACCTGATTTAGGTGGTTTTTTTTGAAAAAAAATGGATGGATTTGTGATTCTAATTTAAAAGATATATTCAAACTCCAGTGTCATGAAAAAAGAATTGATTCTATTCTTATTAATTTTTATTTCATTTAAAAATTTTGGACAAAACAATAATTGTAACGAAAATCTAAGATTTAAAGAAGCATTTTTTTTTTCACATTAAAATTTTTCACTTTTACTTCAGCGTCCACTCCACAAAATCATTCATCACTTCTTCCCAATGTGGTTTTTGATGATTGACTTTTCCATTTTCTACTTCAAAGAAATTATGTTCAAGATTTAAATATCTTTTGAATGTCAGATTATTATTGTTTTCTCTGATGAAATAAATTGGAACTAGGTCATTCAAATCACTTGCAATATCATGAGTTCCATACGCTAAATAAATTGGTTTTTTAAATTGTAACCAATCATCAAATAATGGAACTGAGAAGGATTTCCAAGCAAGGAGTTCTGGTTTTTGTGCTAACTTTTTCGGATTGTATGCATCTCTGAACATTTGGTATTCGTCTTCAATTCCTTTATTTGCAGCTTCCCAGGTAATTTTTCTTTGCTCTGCATCTTTTCGATAATTTCGGATATTCTGATCAATTCTGCCAAATGGATTTGCTGAAAATAATCCTAGTTTAGAAACATTTTTATTAGCAATGGCGATTTTAGTTGCCACTTTTGAACCTTGTGATGAACCTGCAACAATCAATTTTGAACGGTCTACCCACTTTTGTTTATTTAAAAATTTAAGAACTTTCTGCGCACGGTTTACATAGTTTTCTAAATAATCTGCTTTTTGAAAGTCTAAAGTAGGTTGATTTTCATTTTTAGAATTTCCGTAATACCAATAAGATTCGTTAATATCTTTTTCATCAGCTATTAAAGGTGTTTTAGGCATTGAAATGATTACTAAATGGTAATTTTTCACAATATTTTCTACATCAAAATTGGTAATTCCACCACCAATGATCCAAAGTCCTTCTTCTTTTGAATTGACATAAATCGGGTAGGGAAGTGAACCTTGACACCATAGGAAGACTGGTTTTTTATGATTTAATTGAGTGTCATAAACAATAAATTCTATAGGATCTTCCTTATCTAAAAGTTTGAAAGCTGTTGATTGATTATTAATTATTTTTCCCTGTTGAGAGATAAAAAATTGAGACAGAATGATAAACAGAAAACTAATTTTAAGCTTCATAAATAGGATTGATTAATGACAGGTTGCCGGATTATGTTTATGGTTCGGGTCTGTGTTGTGACAATTCACATCATGTTCCGGAGAAACCTTCATTGCTTCCGATGGTGGAGAAATGAAAGGAATCCCAAGTTCAAGACCTCTTAGAATAAACAATCCACCAAGGATAATCATTACAACAGGAACGAATTTTAATACTTTAATTCTAAATGCCTGGTTCATCAGATTTCCTACCAAAACAACAGTAAACATAAATGGAAGTGTTCCTAATCCAAATAATGCCATAAAAGAAGCGCCCTGCCAAATTCCGCCACTTGCAAGACTTGCTGTAAGAGCCATATAAACCATTCCGCATGGTAAAAATCCGTTCAGAATACCGGTGGTAAATCTTGAGCGGTAATCTGCTCTCTGAAGCAGTTTCCCGAGGTTTGATTTAACTTTAAAAAGGAATTTAGAGATAAAAGGAATTTTTGAAGCAAAATCTTTTCCGCCAAATGAAAATAATGCCATGATAATCAGCAAAACTCCTACTCCAATTGTAAGATATTGCTGAAAACCCGCCATTTCAAATCCTTGACCTACAATTCCCAAAACCGCACCTAAAAAAGCGTAAGTCGCAATTCTTCCAAATTGATAGGTTAGATTTTGAAGATAGTAATTGGTAGCCTGCTTTTTGGTCAAACCCATTGATAACGCAATGGGACCGCACATTCCGATACAGTGAAAACCGGATGCGAAGCCTAAACCAATTGCAGATATAATCAATGCTATTTCCATATCAC
Above is a genomic segment from Chryseobacterium mulctrae containing:
- a CDS encoding glycosyltransferase, coding for MPKILFLTTAHNFDDDRIFFHQAKELITSGFEVKICSLTAEFKGGIDGIEIESFNILNQSVQTKIQKFIKVCSSFQPDCIICSEPIAVFAANKFRKTKKVSVVYDITEWYPAMSMLQNYNFLMKWVHGIKFFLVQLYAGFLSTYFIFGEETKKFPLAYFFPFKNKIILPYYPHERFVSESIKELKPNEITLCYTGAISEDKGIGNFFNAVEELHKRNPHLNIKILIVGSARKKADEIYFSDILAKSSVKNIEIRKPTSFEEFTKAFADADICFDLRAFNFENHHSLPIKLFYYMGAGKPIIYSSLKGIRKHMNVSSFGYLVNPKNSKKIADRIEVYLNEPQLYHLHATNTRKEFMQNYNWNVIKNSFVNFIKNSLPKNNP
- a CDS encoding oligosaccharide flippase family protein; protein product: MKQLKVVQTFISRFLILILSFGLVIFSTNMWGSEGKGTISIVIANVALVSFFSSIFSGSSTSYFARKFKVEQVLVYSYLWSLIVGTAVPLIFSFAAIQNEFLYYLIGISVLSSLLSTNISLFIGTQNIRFFNIYTVLQQLVHVLFIAILIYIVKLKDVSVYFLAQIFCLALLFLTSLILILKKCKFSEFSFSKSVFINMFEYGWKTQLSAFIQFLNYRLSFYFLEYFEGIAVVGIFSIGITFSEAIWTITRSIAVVLYSDVVNSESREESIVKTKSSLKLSFSLMLVFVLGILIIPDFVYPFIFGKEFSETKLIMLLLAPGILAIAVSDMIGYYFSGIKELKVLNIKSIVGLLITVIFSLFAIPKWGIWGACFVTTLSYVVSAAILFWKFYQSTDFKIKDYIISKDEINALIKTFSKKSN
- the asnB gene encoding asparagine synthase (glutamine-hydrolyzing); the protein is MCGICGYYSFKNEISSENILEMNSTIRHRGPDDEGFWISDGSKGESFSGNDSTKKVKETFPVLNETNSKIALGFRRLSIVDLSEKGHQPMLSDDEKITITFNGEIYNFKKIRKELESLGYLFKSNSDTEVILKSYEEWGTEMFPRFDGMFAIALVDLEKQKLILGRDRIGLKPLFYFKNENALIWASEIKSILKNEYIKPEINWNGVYTNFLFQTTLTPETCFQNVFSLEPASFLILDLNDFTFSKQFYWNFPTEKLVNVTEDEAAEKVDQLLSESVKEQLFADVPVTSMMSGGIDSTLITAKAKPFKNDINAFTISYQFSESEVKNAALMAEKIDIQHNVKKVSDEEILNQLKENIQHFEEPYSSLEVLMNAAEFAKNKGFKVVLSGNGADELFAGYSHSLKLNKWLSRKNFNFIRHFIFTNDDFSRKVKNYFSQDDMLDFFRQSQVGMKPFEAKSVFSEAVFNTVKTNLKDKKLSETKDYQGLFEYDMKYSLSSHHVFRDDLSAMKYGVEFRYPYLSNDLIDYVSSLPEKLRYNGVQNKPLLRKVAEKYLPSEILKMPKRGFSFPFAHFIKTEPKVREFILENLNSLKKRNFFKPEVINEWWNNQKNEYDCVKIWQLVTFELWYQKYFENQ
- the serS gene encoding serine--tRNA ligase — encoded protein: MLQVNFLRDNKERVLEGLQKRQFKNLELVDEAIVTDEERKRIQFELDSQLSEINKISKEIGILMKEGKREEAEASKSKTAQFKESSKELQTQLENVEKSLLTILYQIPNVPYELVKAGVSADDNEIIYQSHDVEGLGEGAIPHWELAKKYNLIDFELGVKIAGAGFPVYFGKGARLQRALVQYFLDKNTDAGYLEVNPPHVVNEASGYGTGQLPDKEGQMYEIANNTTAETLFLIPTAEVPVTNLYRDVLLDEKDLPIKNTAFSQCYRREAGSYGAHVRGLNRLHQFEKVEIVRLEKPENSYAVLEEMVEHIKGILEDLELPYRVLRLCGGDTGFASAMTYDFEVWSAAQEKWLEVSSVSNFETFQANRLKCRYKADGKSQLVHTLNGSAMALPRIMAALLENNQTEEGIKLPKKIAEYARFELIN
- a CDS encoding alpha/beta hydrolase fold domain-containing protein, coding for MKLKISFLFIILSQFFISQQGKIINNQSTAFKLLDKEDPIEFIVYDTQLNHKKPVFLWCQGSLPYPIYVNSKEEGLWIIGGGITNFDVENIVKNYHLVIISMPKTPLIADEKDINESYWYYGNSKNENQPTLDFQKADYLENYVNRAQKVLKFLNKQKWVDRSKLIVAGSSQGSKVATKIAIANKNVSKLGLFSANPFGRIDQNIRNYRKDAEQRKITWEAANKGIEDEYQMFRDAYNPKKLAQKPELLAWKSFSVPLFDDWLQFKKPIYLAYGTHDIASDLNDLVPIYFIRENNNNLTFKRYLNLEHNFFEVENGKVNHQKPHWEEVMNDFVEWTLK
- a CDS encoding sulfite exporter TauE/SafE family protein, translated to MEIALIISAIGLGFASGFHCIGMCGPIALSMGLTKKQATNYYLQNLTYQFGRIATYAFLGAVLGIVGQGFEMAGFQQYLTIGVGVLLIIMALFSFGGKDFASKIPFISKFLFKVKSNLGKLLQRADYRSRFTTGILNGFLPCGMVYMALTASLASGGIWQGASFMALFGLGTLPFMFTVVLVGNLMNQAFRIKVLKFVPVVMIILGGLFILRGLELGIPFISPPSEAMKVSPEHDVNCHNTDPNHKHNPATCH